A genomic region of Pseudomonas lutea contains the following coding sequences:
- the stbB gene encoding StbB family protein gives MLTVVMNNSGNSGKSTVSDNVLEPRMDNAKVIRIESINSHDGNADENMTGKQYGDIVNGIVIYDNAIIDVGSSNVEVWQRLMRQYKGSHEIWDYYVIPVVPSNKQMVDTIATIESLSEMGVPAEKIRLIFNKVESEDVDLEKAFIPIFAYYNAEKTFTLNKNAVVYDHEFFGRARDEGMSIRDILQDETNFNEMIKNAETPADKVNWSRKRALKYLAVDMNEKLDVAFKALFE, from the coding sequence ATGCTAACAGTTGTAATGAACAATTCGGGTAATAGTGGAAAATCAACTGTATCTGATAACGTACTGGAACCGCGAATGGACAATGCGAAAGTTATTCGCATTGAATCCATCAATTCGCATGACGGCAACGCCGATGAAAACATGACCGGCAAACAATACGGCGATATTGTCAATGGCATCGTCATTTACGATAACGCAATCATTGACGTTGGATCTTCCAACGTTGAAGTATGGCAACGTCTCATGCGCCAGTACAAAGGGTCGCATGAAATCTGGGATTACTATGTTATCCCGGTCGTGCCCAGCAACAAACAAATGGTAGATACCATCGCGACAATCGAGTCGTTGAGCGAAATGGGTGTACCTGCTGAAAAAATCAGACTCATTTTTAACAAGGTTGAGAGTGAAGACGTCGACCTGGAAAAAGCGTTCATCCCTATTTTTGCCTATTACAATGCCGAGAAAACTTTCACACTGAACAAAAACGCGGTTGTCTATGACCATGAGTTTTTCGGCCGTGCCCGTGACGAGGGCATGAGTATTCGAGACATTCTGCAAGATGAAACCAACTTCAATGAAATGATCAAGAACGCCGAGACTCCAGCCGACAAAGTTAATTGGTCGCGCAAGCGTGCGCTAAAATACCTCGCTGTGGATATGAACGAAAAGCTTGATGTCGCCTTTAAAGCACTCTTTGAGTAA
- a CDS encoding TrfB-related DNA-binding protein yields MTVADFELLLPFLKGIDPERIEAARLSLTQSSEYTNTQIAARFGVTRQAVEKSVNRVWEAYEEWQESQAVATGKKVPRGWVEVAVPPTLVNQVLALIAESQAGTRKKAKTPEQ; encoded by the coding sequence ATGACCGTAGCGGATTTTGAGCTGCTGCTACCGTTCCTCAAGGGCATCGATCCTGAGCGGATCGAAGCGGCCCGGTTATCGCTTACCCAATCCAGCGAGTACACAAACACCCAGATTGCCGCTAGGTTTGGTGTCACCCGACAGGCCGTGGAGAAGTCGGTCAACAGGGTGTGGGAGGCTTATGAGGAATGGCAGGAGTCACAGGCAGTAGCCACCGGCAAGAAAGTGCCACGCGGCTGGGTCGAGGTGGCAGTGCCACCTACGCTGGTTAACCAGGTACTGGCCCTCATCGCTGAATCACAGGCTGGGACGCGCAAAAAAGCCAAAACCCCAGAGCAATAA
- a CDS encoding replication initiation protein: MAGLEKFKVSQSNSLIEASYTLTLNEKRLILCAASMIDSRNEHPEGPAGFLVVRAEEFSNLFGIETRHAYGILAEAVDKLWTREIKSVDSGDMRWIYHRKYLEGQGCVQIGFSPTVLPQMTMLNREFTSYQLKHIGNLGSFYSIRMYELAAQMVNLRHGRRYIDLQRLRQILDLGEKYANNKDLRKWVLDPAINDINAHTNLRMKLLPIREGRKIAGFDCVVVRDDQMSLVI, encoded by the coding sequence GTGGCGGGTCTGGAGAAATTCAAGGTATCTCAATCAAATAGCCTCATTGAGGCTTCGTATACGCTGACCCTCAACGAAAAGCGTCTGATCCTGTGCGCTGCATCCATGATCGATTCGCGAAACGAGCATCCCGAAGGGCCAGCAGGCTTTCTGGTTGTCCGCGCGGAGGAATTTTCGAACCTGTTTGGTATAGAAACCCGTCACGCCTACGGCATTCTTGCTGAGGCAGTCGACAAGCTCTGGACCCGTGAAATCAAATCCGTCGATTCAGGGGATATGCGGTGGATCTATCACCGCAAATATCTTGAAGGTCAGGGCTGCGTGCAGATAGGGTTCTCTCCCACGGTCTTGCCTCAGATGACCATGCTGAACCGAGAATTCACGTCCTACCAACTCAAGCACATAGGCAATCTTGGCAGCTTCTACTCCATTCGCATGTACGAGCTGGCAGCCCAGATGGTCAACTTGCGCCATGGCCGGCGCTACATTGATTTACAACGGTTACGACAGATCCTGGACCTGGGCGAAAAATACGCGAACAACAAGGATTTGCGTAAATGGGTCCTGGACCCTGCAATCAACGATATTAACGCCCATACAAACCTGCGCATGAAGCTGCTGCCCATACGGGAAGGCCGCAAGATTGCAGGGTTTGATTGCGTGGTGGTGCGGGACGACCAGATGTCTCTGGTCATTTAA
- a CDS encoding TrbM/KikA/MpfK family conjugal transfer protein: MKAILTASVLAMSLISLNASAADPCKAVLCLAGEVMGQGGGSECSDTIQEYFGIQVWKKGKFKPSDTAKQRAGFLNGCPADDGGFKKKIGDKFGKVLSL; the protein is encoded by the coding sequence ATGAAAGCTATTCTTACAGCATCTGTGTTGGCCATGAGCTTGATTTCACTGAATGCCAGTGCTGCTGACCCGTGCAAGGCAGTGCTCTGCCTTGCTGGTGAAGTCATGGGCCAGGGCGGTGGTTCTGAATGCAGTGACACCATTCAGGAATATTTTGGTATTCAGGTCTGGAAGAAGGGAAAATTCAAACCCTCTGATACGGCGAAACAGCGCGCAGGTTTCCTGAATGGCTGCCCTGCCGATGATGGTGGCTTCAAGAAAAAGATTGGCGACAAGTTTGGTAAAGTGCTGAGCCTTTGA
- a CDS encoding OmpA family protein, whose translation MKKLLATALIFSTLTGCAAIQNEDGSNKKTAVYGGTGALLGAAAGALLGGKNKGKGALIGAAVAGSAAAGYGYYVDKQEAELRDKMKGSGVQIERNGDELKLVMPGSITFATGKAEIQPSFYNTLNQLSSNFGQFPQSDLVITGNTDSVGSYEANKLLSSRRADSVAQYLQANGVSASRVRTVGAGSSLPIATNDTAEGRAQNRRVEIKLVPRPGAQSAQR comes from the coding sequence ATGAAAAAGCTGTTGGCAACTGCCTTGATTTTTTCCACCCTTACAGGTTGCGCCGCCATTCAGAACGAAGACGGCAGCAACAAGAAAACTGCGGTCTATGGGGGAACCGGTGCGTTACTGGGAGCAGCGGCAGGCGCTTTGCTGGGCGGTAAGAACAAGGGCAAGGGCGCGCTGATCGGTGCGGCTGTAGCCGGATCAGCAGCCGCAGGCTATGGCTACTACGTCGACAAGCAGGAAGCCGAGTTGCGCGACAAGATGAAAGGATCGGGTGTACAGATCGAGCGTAATGGCGACGAACTGAAACTGGTGATGCCGGGTTCCATTACGTTCGCTACTGGCAAAGCAGAGATACAGCCGTCCTTCTACAACACCCTGAACCAGCTGTCCTCCAACTTTGGTCAGTTTCCTCAAAGTGATCTTGTGATCACAGGCAATACCGATTCGGTTGGCAGCTACGAAGCTAACAAGCTTCTGAGCTCTCGCCGAGCGGACAGCGTTGCTCAATACTTGCAGGCCAACGGTGTGAGTGCTTCGCGGGTGCGTACAGTAGGTGCTGGTTCAAGCCTGCCTATCGCTACCAATGATACGGCGGAAGGCCGTGCTCAGAACCGGCGTGTTGAAATCAAGCTGGTTCCCCGCCCTGGCGCTCAA
- a CDS encoding histone-like nucleoid-structuring protein, MvaT/MvaU family: protein MTRSVIQHRAISAQIASLQSQLAALEETSEYVRDREFVDQLDNLLNTYGKDLRSVIAIFDPQAKPSQEGRSQGSRGPRKVQKYRNPHTNEILVTAGGNNRVLKEWKKQYPNENIKDWIEGKKQ from the coding sequence ATGACGCGATCAGTTATCCAGCACAGGGCGATTTCAGCGCAGATTGCATCACTGCAATCCCAGCTGGCTGCCTTGGAAGAAACGTCCGAGTACGTGCGTGACCGAGAGTTCGTGGACCAGCTGGATAACCTTCTAAACACCTACGGCAAGGACTTGCGGAGCGTGATAGCAATATTTGATCCGCAAGCCAAGCCTTCGCAGGAAGGAAGGTCACAAGGAAGCCGGGGACCGAGGAAGGTTCAGAAGTACCGCAATCCACACACTAACGAAATTCTGGTAACTGCCGGTGGCAATAACAGGGTTTTAAAAGAGTGGAAAAAGCAGTACCCTAACGAGAACATCAAGGACTGGATTGAAGGAAAAAAGCAATGA
- a CDS encoding LPD7 domain-containing protein, whose product MIIRYGGGNKGIKEYLEEGRKVDRHLSRDELDRRVPVEGDLMVTQAVIDSIPDQNQDRYLHISMSFNEPDVQEDDIKKVFGEYRQLLMAAYGDDEYNIYAEIHWPKVKQSYNHKTQAMEPRYPHVHIVIPKKNVLTGKFLNPVGMHEVSVKYLDAIQEKLNRDNGLSSPRLSPRIGADHYAAALDRYKATEFVTKNGKVKRAIHSAIISRDIRSFEVFKDLVSEYGEVKVRNAGKENEYLAVRVGDDKKFTNLKANIFNQAYLENRALVLDPVSDAQVKTRLETWQTIQSREVKYISNASAKVKSHYRDLSLPDRRTYLDERERSYGEKYRPQRQPESHEYSNEIPGLGTGDYGSGHFEFGREGPAQAGHLHELSEGNVDHFAAKGSGSVGLFLLGDEADDVHDVEADQDIRLRGALYAGGGGSRESRAGRVVPDLISDPQSCVLTSLLHAEADRQLQANDLDRFKEIRTHLDAQHLLAYAQLKFGVDPALHPVSKAKDGSVRIRAGKYNYNVSDFLTRHVGLEWGEASNLLLELYEKQQSGITEKPLSKVILLEEWRRFRQEIYPQNIRTYDDLKNEIKVSFSLGLKAINSEYFSRRKNITQDQTLSRADKHYFRSVVILEKLQKVEALQQRIDEQNSLKNRVKYPYSTLFYDFATKSEALGMKILDQLKRKHVAPMEEGVNTIGGQRPFTPHQLPDGAEAMKRARLVAKLHAQEREARELRIKLSDLRARPQADGTVAFNHREHGKQIFVNHPDRVELNRTTEPDEVGVGLMYATERFGNPLEISGSKEFKQQLIEVAAERDMDITFTDERLNQALAAKRLELGLEPLAGNVITVPTLELDSSLPVDQAVDKALLESRVAELDAVNQGIPYSMADVAMHQDMVSDATARHEEIAAGFLDSDRIREIAREDLDAYAYLQGKPEQVPLALAMAETKGNGVYSDYLNEHGPAEFGLTVDAARFMVQRDGGISTQQPVAGQVPEPQVESMPVQAQVEQEPVTRFIRPDFVTALEEKAQLEQPAVNREPTQFADWTDAASTAARLHADFDLEPRSDEYSRNVAAVGIEASQYMASAQGGQEEFYGADKAYHEAALVSDMSRLAATHEAYRTYVQNYAPTQLQTRMDAVQPAPAVEQPAAGIEPLNFTHNGQPAELDLSRYSGQPAPGEPAVTVIEQPAASAPEPLNFTHNGQPAELDLSRYQGQPDPAEPATAVIEQPAASAPEPLSFTHNGRPAELDLSRYQGQPVPAEPAAAVIEQPAASAPEPLNFTHNGQPATLDLGRNSAPASPVQQLSPEVAARASELRQVREMYAADAAPDVYDQIVRSGTLADVERGHEDIATHEAFGNDEALRELARKDLVAFERLEGKPEQQNVALAMGRAMENEQYSAYIAEYAPEGFAVTVEASRVVASEQMTQAPSGMERAEPDFDM is encoded by the coding sequence TTGATCATTCGCTACGGAGGCGGAAACAAAGGCATAAAGGAATACCTTGAAGAGGGTCGCAAGGTAGACCGCCATTTGTCGCGCGACGAACTTGATCGGCGTGTTCCCGTTGAGGGTGATCTAATGGTCACCCAGGCGGTTATTGATTCTATTCCTGATCAGAATCAGGATCGCTACCTTCACATATCCATGTCATTCAACGAGCCTGATGTTCAAGAAGACGACATAAAAAAGGTTTTCGGTGAATACCGTCAACTGCTCATGGCGGCATATGGCGATGACGAATACAACATTTACGCTGAGATTCACTGGCCAAAGGTAAAACAGTCGTACAATCATAAAACGCAGGCGATGGAGCCTCGTTACCCGCACGTTCATATTGTCATCCCCAAGAAGAATGTACTGACAGGCAAATTCCTGAATCCAGTCGGAATGCATGAAGTGAGCGTTAAGTACCTTGATGCCATTCAGGAAAAGCTTAATCGTGATAACGGACTTTCATCGCCCAGGCTCAGCCCGCGAATAGGTGCTGATCATTATGCCGCCGCACTGGATCGTTATAAGGCGACCGAGTTTGTCACAAAGAACGGGAAGGTAAAGCGGGCTATCCATTCTGCGATTATTTCCCGTGACATTCGCTCATTTGAGGTATTCAAGGATCTGGTTTCCGAGTACGGCGAAGTCAAGGTGCGCAACGCAGGTAAGGAAAACGAGTACCTTGCAGTTCGTGTGGGTGATGATAAAAAATTCACCAATCTTAAAGCCAACATTTTCAACCAGGCCTATCTGGAAAATCGCGCCCTGGTGCTCGATCCTGTCAGTGATGCTCAAGTAAAGACCCGACTTGAAACCTGGCAAACCATTCAAAGTCGGGAAGTCAAATACATCAGTAACGCCTCGGCCAAGGTAAAGTCTCACTACAGAGACTTGTCCTTGCCTGATCGAAGAACCTATCTCGATGAGAGGGAGCGCAGCTATGGCGAAAAATACAGACCCCAACGACAACCAGAAAGCCATGAGTACTCAAACGAAATACCCGGTCTCGGAACGGGAGATTACGGCTCAGGTCATTTTGAATTTGGACGAGAAGGACCGGCCCAGGCAGGTCATTTGCACGAGTTGTCCGAAGGCAATGTGGATCACTTCGCAGCAAAGGGGAGCGGATCAGTTGGACTGTTTTTGCTTGGTGATGAAGCAGATGACGTACACGACGTGGAGGCCGACCAAGATATTCGATTGCGAGGTGCTCTATATGCTGGAGGCGGAGGCAGCCGAGAAAGCCGCGCGGGAAGGGTAGTCCCAGACCTGATCAGTGATCCCCAGTCCTGCGTGCTCACCTCCCTCCTGCACGCTGAGGCAGACAGGCAGCTGCAAGCCAATGACCTTGATCGGTTCAAGGAGATCCGCACCCATCTCGATGCACAGCATCTCCTTGCCTATGCCCAGCTCAAATTCGGCGTTGACCCGGCTCTGCACCCGGTCAGCAAGGCCAAAGACGGCAGCGTTCGCATCAGGGCAGGCAAATACAATTACAACGTTTCTGACTTCCTCACCAGGCATGTTGGTCTTGAATGGGGTGAAGCGTCGAACCTGCTCTTGGAGCTGTACGAAAAACAGCAGTCGGGCATTACCGAGAAGCCCCTTTCCAAAGTCATATTGTTGGAGGAGTGGCGTCGTTTTCGCCAAGAAATCTATCCGCAGAATATTCGCACTTATGACGATCTGAAAAACGAGATTAAAGTCAGTTTTTCGCTTGGCCTTAAAGCTATCAACTCTGAATATTTTTCACGTCGAAAAAATATCACCCAGGACCAGACTTTAAGTCGCGCTGACAAGCATTACTTTCGCTCAGTTGTTATACTGGAGAAGTTGCAAAAGGTTGAAGCGCTACAGCAACGGATTGATGAGCAGAACAGCTTAAAGAACAGGGTTAAGTACCCGTATTCAACTCTTTTTTATGATTTCGCAACGAAGAGCGAGGCCCTAGGCATGAAGATCCTTGATCAGCTGAAACGGAAACATGTAGCACCCATGGAAGAAGGCGTGAACACAATCGGTGGCCAGCGTCCTTTCACACCTCACCAGCTGCCTGACGGCGCAGAGGCGATGAAGCGTGCCCGACTGGTTGCAAAGCTTCACGCCCAGGAACGCGAAGCTCGCGAGCTACGCATCAAGCTGTCGGATTTGCGCGCAAGGCCCCAAGCTGATGGAACAGTGGCGTTCAACCACAGAGAGCATGGCAAGCAGATTTTCGTCAACCATCCTGACCGCGTTGAACTCAATCGAACCACTGAGCCAGACGAGGTAGGCGTAGGGCTGATGTACGCTACCGAGCGCTTCGGTAATCCGCTCGAAATCAGCGGTAGCAAGGAATTCAAGCAGCAACTCATAGAGGTTGCTGCTGAGCGTGACATGGACATTACCTTCACAGATGAGCGCCTCAACCAGGCCTTGGCTGCCAAGCGTCTGGAACTGGGTCTGGAACCGCTCGCAGGCAATGTCATCACCGTCCCTACACTCGAGCTGGATAGCAGCCTGCCTGTTGACCAGGCGGTTGATAAGGCGCTGCTGGAGTCCAGGGTAGCCGAGCTGGACGCGGTCAATCAGGGCATACCTTATTCGATGGCCGATGTGGCCATGCACCAGGACATGGTTTCCGATGCAACGGCGCGTCATGAGGAGATCGCGGCAGGGTTCCTGGATAGCGATCGCATCCGAGAAATTGCACGCGAGGACCTTGATGCCTACGCCTACCTGCAAGGCAAGCCTGAGCAGGTACCGTTGGCACTGGCTATGGCCGAAACCAAAGGCAACGGTGTGTACAGCGATTACCTGAATGAACACGGACCTGCAGAGTTTGGCCTTACGGTTGATGCTGCCCGCTTCATGGTTCAGCGTGACGGGGGCATCTCCACTCAGCAGCCAGTGGCTGGACAAGTGCCTGAGCCCCAGGTTGAATCGATGCCAGTGCAGGCCCAGGTGGAACAGGAACCTGTGACTCGTTTCATTCGCCCGGACTTCGTCACAGCGCTTGAGGAAAAAGCGCAGCTGGAACAACCGGCTGTTAACAGGGAGCCAACACAGTTTGCAGACTGGACCGATGCGGCCAGTACCGCAGCACGCCTTCATGCAGACTTCGACCTTGAGCCGCGCAGTGACGAGTACAGCCGGAATGTCGCTGCCGTGGGCATCGAGGCGTCGCAATACATGGCCAGCGCACAAGGTGGGCAGGAAGAGTTCTACGGCGCGGACAAGGCCTACCATGAGGCAGCGCTGGTCTCTGATATGAGCCGCCTCGCTGCCACGCACGAAGCCTATCGTACCTATGTCCAGAACTATGCACCGACTCAGCTCCAGACCCGCATGGATGCCGTTCAGCCCGCTCCAGCTGTAGAGCAACCAGCTGCAGGTATCGAGCCGCTGAACTTCACTCATAACGGCCAGCCAGCCGAACTCGACCTCAGCCGTTATTCAGGTCAACCGGCTCCCGGTGAGCCAGCTGTAACCGTCATCGAGCAACCAGCAGCTTCAGCGCCCGAGCCGTTGAACTTCACCCATAACGGCCAGCCAGCCGAACTCGACCTCAGCCGTTATCAAGGTCAACCGGATCCCGCTGAGCCAGCTACAGCCGTCATCGAGCAGCCAGCAGCTTCAGCGCCCGAGCCGTTGAGCTTCACCCATAACGGCCGGCCAGCCGAACTCGACCTCAGCCGTTATCAAGGTCAACCGGTCCCGGCTGAGCCAGCTGCAGCCGTCATCGAGCAGCCAGCAGCTTCAGCGCCCGAGCCGCTCAACTTCACGCATAACGGCCAACCCGCTACGCTGGATCTTGGACGAAATAGTGCTCCCGCCAGCCCAGTGCAGCAGCTGTCGCCCGAAGTGGCGGCTAGAGCCTCAGAGCTTCGTCAGGTTCGTGAGATGTACGCTGCTGACGCTGCTCCGGATGTATACGATCAGATCGTGCGCAGCGGTACGCTGGCCGATGTGGAGCGAGGCCATGAGGATATCGCTACGCATGAAGCGTTTGGCAACGACGAAGCCTTGCGTGAATTGGCTCGCAAAGACCTGGTGGCCTTTGAACGTCTGGAAGGTAAGCCTGAGCAGCAGAACGTTGCGCTGGCCATGGGACGAGCGATGGAAAACGAGCAGTACAGCGCCTATATTGCCGAGTACGCGCCTGAGGGCTTCGCAGTAACCGTCGAGGCTTCGAGAGTGGTGGCGTCTGAGCAAATGACACAGGCACCAAGCGGCATGGAAAGAGCCGAACCTGATTTTGATATGTAA
- a CDS encoding plasmid mobilization protein — translation MKRDKQSPAVPEAQSSSRAKQPSTAAASKEKSIVISFRLSESAYEPYREAVEKSGVGRSAFFRQLFTDNRSKVILTEKKIHTEDYNKYLHLVNKISNNINQLARLLNGAEKVGKVTHQQYATGLNTLNSIRLMLLSKLGRKE, via the coding sequence ATGAAACGCGACAAGCAGAGTCCAGCAGTGCCCGAGGCGCAGAGCAGTTCCAGGGCGAAGCAACCATCAACCGCCGCAGCGTCCAAAGAGAAATCAATTGTCATCTCTTTCAGATTGTCCGAATCGGCTTATGAACCCTACCGCGAGGCGGTTGAAAAAAGCGGCGTGGGCCGGTCGGCGTTTTTTCGTCAGTTATTTACCGATAACAGGTCCAAAGTGATATTGACCGAAAAGAAAATACACACAGAAGATTATAACAAGTATCTGCATCTGGTTAACAAGATTTCGAACAACATCAACCAACTTGCGCGCCTGCTTAATGGCGCGGAAAAAGTGGGTAAAGTCACGCATCAGCAATATGCTACCGGTTTGAACACACTCAATAGCATTCGTCTCATGCTGCTCTCGAAGCTGGGCCGAAAGGAGTAG